The DNA segment ACATGTCGAGTTTATGCTTCTTTGCATAATCTTTATACATTATGTCTCGGACATTGGGTAACCTGTCTCCGGATTTTCTCTTTGGTAAATTAAAATTGATTATTTCGCCTTTTGTATTAACAACTATGGTTTCTATAGGGTTATATTCGAACAAGGCCATGCTGAATTCTTCGTTCTCTTTTAGTCTTCTTATAGCTTTTTTGTGGTCGGTAATATTCTGGATAGTTGAACGAATACCTATGATTTGCCCTATATCATCTTTTAGAATTTTGTCCTTAACCAGAACAGGTATTAATGTTCCGTCTTTACATCGATAGGTGTATTCTATGGAGGCCTCAGGCGGCAAAATTCCTTTAATTGTGTCTGTGAATGTTTGATGTGATGCTTCATGTTCCTCAATAAAATCCCACACGTAATGTCTCCACATTTCTTTAAAAGTATAGCCGAGCATTTCCAGTTCCGTGTGATTAACTTTTGTTATTCGTCCTTCTATATTCAGTTCGTGGTAACCTATTGGCGCTTCATCAAACAATTCCTGAAATTTTACGTCACTATTTTTTAATTCTTGTTCTGCCCTCTCACTAAGAATACTGACCACCGTGCCAATGACGATGAACAAAGCGGCCCGTGTCAGGTTACCGACAAAGTTCCAATCCAATCCAAACTGTGAAAGAGAGTAGCTGGCAATCAGCAATAGAGTCAAAAATATCGCCACCACCAGTCCCTTTCTCTTCCACCACACAGCGGCCAGGAGGATGGGAATGTAGAAAAAGTGGCTGAAGACGACTTCGATTCCAATCACCCAGTGGAAATAGTAGGTGAGCAGACAACAAATACCCACCAGGATCGCCACTGCTGGAACTCTGTACTTTTCGTCCTGTATGGTGGATCTTATCTTACTCATATTATCCTCTTATTTTGTGATGTTCTTCTTTTCGATGAAGTTCCTCCAAAACTGTAAAAACCCATCCTGTAAAAAATACAAGGAACCCCGCAATTAAAATATTTGATGAGGGGATTTTTTTAAACCGTGATGTATTCCCTGAAAGGAAAAACAAAACACCTAAACTAAGTAAAAATAAAACAAGCTCACTTTTTTCAATCATCAGTTTTCCCTTAAAAAATTTTAATATTCTGGTTTATTTGGCTTAGTTGATATAATCATTCAATAAATTAATTAAAGGTTTTGCTTCCTTTGGCATGTTTGCTTTATTGTCAAAAAGAATGTCCTGAATAGTAATGTCTTTTACATCGTAAAACTTTCTATTGGCAGTGTCATCATTTAAAAGAAGTCCCCCCTCAAATGATGCTCCTGCATATAGACCTTTGGCTCTTGAATATACAAGTATGGCTGTCCCGGGACCCACTTTGGCTTCTGCGTTTCTTCCTATAGGTCCTATTGCGGCAGAAGCATCTAACCCAATCTTGAATTTAGTTTTGTTTAACATTTCCATCCCGTCTTTGTTCATAATTAAAAATATAGAGTCAATTGATTGTCCGCCAATCTGTAGACCAAAACTGCCCTCGCCGGTTTTTACAAATGCCGGAGGACTCCACTCATTTGTAGTTTCGTCTTTAACAAGAACTATTCCCTGTCCTCCCTTTACTCCAAAAATAAATCCTGCTTTATATTGACGCAGAATTATTATTCCGTGACAGTTTTCCATGATTGATTGTGGAATGGAAGTATCAGGAGCTTCCATAATGTCTCCAAGATATTTTTGTGCTCTTTCAATGCGCGCTGTAAGCTCACCTCTTGTCTGAGCAAACCCTTTCGCTGGTACCAAAAGAAAAGTTACAACGAGCAAAAATACCACACTTTTTACTATGTTATTCATACTGTCTCCTTTCATTTCTTATTTCTACTGCTTTAGAATGGTTATTGAGTTTTTCTGCGTCGGTTAATGATTTTAAAAATGGTTCTAATTTTTGTAGTGAAGATTTTTCTGCGCTGATTATATTGATGCATTTAAGAAAATCTTTTACGCCTAAAGGCGAATCCCATCTGCCGGTTTGTGATGTGGGTATAATATGATTAGGTCCTGCGATATAATCTCCTAATGTTACAGGTGAATAGTTTCCTAGAAATACCGTGCCTGCGCTTTTTATTTTATCTAAAAAGGCGTGAGGGTTTTCAATCGCAAGTATAAGATGTTCGGGCGCTGATTCGTTAACTTTTATGAAAGCTTCTTCTAAGTTGTTCGTTTTATAAATACCACCGTTGTTATCCCATGATTTTCGTGTGTTCTCATCGCAATCTGCAAGAAGAGCTTTGATTTTCTTCTCTACTTCTTTGCATAATTTTTCGGACGGCGATAACAATATAGCGGGCGAATGCGGACCGTGTTCGGTTTGAGACAGAAGGTCGTATGCAATGAATTCTGCTTCTGCGGTATCGTCTGCGATAATTGTTACCTCTGACGGACCTGCCAATATATCTATACCTACTTCTCCATAAAGTAGTTTTTTTGCTAATGTTACATAAATATTTCCGGGACCGACTATTTTATCAACTTTAGGGATAGTTTCTGTGCCATAGGCAAGCGCAGCTATCCCTTGAGCTCCTCCAACCTTATATATTTCTTTTAAACCTAACAGACTGGCGGTTGCAAGTATATGAATGCTAACAGTATCATCTTTTTGAGGGGGAGTTGCTATAACTATTTTTTCTACACCTGCTATTTGAGCGGGAATTGCTGCCATAAGCAGTGAAGATGATAAAGGAGCTTTTCCTGCAGGAACATATATCCCCACCTTTTGTAAGGGTTTAAAGATTTCGCCTGTTAAAATACCATCTTCTTCTTTTTCCCAATCTTTGAATTTTTCTTTTTGTATTTGGTGAAAGTTTTCTATTCTCTCTTTAGCTTTTTTAATTGCAATTATAAAATCTTTGTCTACTTTCTTTTCTGCATTTTCTATTTCTTTTTCTGGAACTTTTATTTCGCGCAGAGT comes from the bacterium genome and includes:
- a CDS encoding lipid-binding SYLF domain-containing protein; this encodes MNNIVKSVVFLLVVTFLLVPAKGFAQTRGELTARIERAQKYLGDIMEAPDTSIPQSIMENCHGIIILRQYKAGFIFGVKGGQGIVLVKDETTNEWSPPAFVKTGEGSFGLQIGGQSIDSIFLIMNKDGMEMLNKTKFKIGLDASAAIGPIGRNAEAKVGPGTAILVYSRAKGLYAGASFEGGLLLNDDTANRKFYDVKDITIQDILFDNKANMPKEAKPLINLLNDYIN
- the hisD gene encoding histidinol dehydrogenase codes for the protein MIAIKESKRLKTPFVNAEVEKTVKEIINRVKMEKDNAIDIFTIKYDLGEETKIDIQTLREIKVPEKEIENAEKKVDKDFIIAIKKAKERIENFHQIQKEKFKDWEKEEDGILTGEIFKPLQKVGIYVPAGKAPLSSSLLMAAIPAQIAGVEKIVIATPPQKDDTVSIHILATASLLGLKEIYKVGGAQGIAALAYGTETIPKVDKIVGPGNIYVTLAKKLLYGEVGIDILAGPSEVTIIADDTAEAEFIAYDLLSQTEHGPHSPAILLSPSEKLCKEVEKKIKALLADCDENTRKSWDNNGGIYKTNNLEEAFIKVNESAPEHLILAIENPHAFLDKIKSAGTVFLGNYSPVTLGDYIAGPNHIIPTSQTGRWDSPLGVKDFLKCINIISAEKSSLQKLEPFLKSLTDAEKLNNHSKAVEIRNERRQYE